The Lolium perenne isolate Kyuss_39 chromosome 6, Kyuss_2.0, whole genome shotgun sequence genome segment TTTTCGGTGATCCTTCTAGACACTGTGAATATATCGAGATTTGTAGATACATTTTACCTTTCTTTTCAACATATACTCTATCACACTCTATTTGTCATGCCACGTGTTTCAGTAGTAACCGTCGTGATATCATTCAGGTTCTCGCGATAACTTAGACTTGAAGCGAAACACCAGATAAGAACGATGACGAGGCAGTGAGCTAAGTTTGGGCGACGACAAGTTCTGGTGACGAAAGAGCCACAATGACAAGTGCACGTTATCGTCGTTGTACACGCAAAGCTTTTATTAGACACTTGGCCTAATGCGGTGTAGGGATCGATGTCACTAGTGACATCAATAACACTGAGCTCATTGTCGTTGATCTCGTGAATATAATTTACAGGATGGTAATTCAAAGGAGCAACATGTCTAAGGTGAATTTAGGTCACATACTTCTTGGGTGTACCATTACTTTGGCAAACTCAATCAAGCCACTTGTGATTGTTTTTGGTCTATTCATGTTGATGATTACTTACCTGCATTTTGCAATTCAATTCTTAGCCTAGTGTGTGTGGTAGATCTTATCTACACCTGGCGTGTGATAGTATTTTGAGAAATGTACTGATCTTCAGACTCTAAAAGGTAACAATTGGCGTGAAATGCTAGTATTAGTTGCTTTTCTATTTTGAACCAAATATCTGCTCTCCTCCTCCCCCGTTTCCATCCTCTGCACGTACAGAGGGACCATTCTTTCCCCTCGCAGTCATCCTCTTCCTCTGTGAGCCCTGACCTACCCAAGCAAGCTCCAATCCGACCCGATGCGGCGCTAGAATATCTCCTCTACTCCACCACCGCTGTGCCCTAGAGCTGCCGCTGCGCCGTAGCTTGCGTCCCCGCCGACGCCCGCACCCGCAGCCCCCTCCGCCcctcgcgcgcgccgccgccatcTCCGTTCCCGCGGCACCTCATCGCGTCGCTGCTGTCTCACCCCACTCCGCAATCTTGGCCAGCCGTGAGCTTCTTTGCCACCCAGTGATTAGATAAACCCCACTGATCTCCACAAATTCTGGGCGTGCCGCACAAATTGGGTGTGCTGGTGCACACCCGGCGCACCATCCTAGATCCGCCGCTACCTGACCATGGCTGTCTATTACAAGTTCAAGAGCGCCAGGGACTATGACTCGATCCCGATCGAGGGCCAATTCATCTCGGTTATGAACCTCAAGGATATGATTTTCGAGTCCAAGCACCTCGGCAGAGGCACTGATTTCGACCTCATGATCTCCAATGCGCAGACCGATGAAGGTTGCTTCTTTGTCAGCAAAGAACCTTTCTTTGATTTCTTTGTATGGGTGAATGTATGCAAGATGTTAGTGCTAGATAGTATTGTGATAGGCCCAGCCTGTAATGTTTTTGGCTCTGTATAGCTGTTTCTTTCATGCACTCAAGATGTATGAATTTCAGGCCTTATATAGTGGGTATTTTTTTTTCCTGGTACAGTTTTTTCTTATATTCTGAGCTTCCTAAGTCATCATAACATGACCTACAAGTTTGATGTGAAGGTTTGACTATCAGTTGAGCATAGTTTCTCAATGAAGTAAAACTTTGAAATGATACTTATTAAGTGTAGCAGTTTGAAAGTCTTTTGGGATTTTCGAGCACATGACCCAAGTATTGCATTGAAGACTAGTAagtttgttttgaggcaaacggtGTTTGTTGCTTGAGTAGGCCAGTGCGATTGAAATACTTTGAAATTAGTTTGCATGATTCTATGGTGTACTTAGCTTGCAATATCTTGATTTTTGGGGGATATGGGTTTGGATTATACAGTTGAGGTATTACTCAAATCATTTCGTGCGATGTTTGTACTTACAGAGTATGCTGATGAATCTACCATGATTCCAAAGAACACATCGGTATTGATTCGCCGGATACCAGGACGCCCAAGGATGCCGATTGTCACTGAACCAGAAAAGTACTGTCTTTCTCTCTGATTTTGGTTTCACTCCACACCTTACCTGATAATTCACATTCTCGTCCATCAAGAGTTAATGACACATTAGTTATCTATAAGCAGACTATTAATTTATATGTTTGACTGGATCATGCCACTGAACATGGTCCATGTTAGGAGTTAAGACATCATGTCAGCGATCATAATTCAGGGTTCACATCCATTTTTTGCAGGGCAATGCCTGCAGAAAATAGGCTAGAAGAAGTCATGCCTTCTGGTAGCGCTTTTCTTGGTGATTCCTCGATGAAATATGTAAGAATAGCTTCTAGTCTGGGTTACTATTATCTCCTACAGAAATTGCCACTGCGGTCATATTTCGTGGTTTGAGCTATTACTGTTGGCTATTGATCCCGGGAACTGATATTCGTGATATTGAAATTGCAGCCTGAAGAATCTGAGTGGGATGATGAGTTTGGCAACTCTTTATATGTTAGTGATTCGATTCCTTCTCAGCCTGTTAGCCAGGCAGTTAACGCTTCTGAAAATCAAGTTGACGAAGATAGTAAAATAAAAGCTCTTATTGATACAGCTGCTGTTGACTATAGGTGAGTGATCTGCTGACTGGCTAAATGACTATTTATTATCCATGAAGGTAGATATTATTAATAAAATGTTGTACTCATTTAACTGGATGATCATGTTTTCAGTCAAAACTCTGATGGATATGGTTCTGGAAGAGGGTATGGCAGGGGGATGGGTGGGAGAATGATGGCTGGCCGTGGTTTTGGTAATACTTTCTACCTTCTCCGTTGATTGTTTGTTTGCAAGATATATGTAGAGCTTAGAAGTAGCATCATTCTTTGTGAGAGAAGTGCTACACCCGCCTAGGCATCATGGATACATAGTGACATCATTATTCAGATACTAGATATCTAAATTAATTCTACTTATCCTCTTTGATATTCTTAAGGACGTGGTCCGGGTCGGCTGGACAACAGGACACTTCCTCCTGGCTATATTTGCCATAGATGTAAAGTACCTGGTATGTTGACTTGTCAAGTCTTTGTCAATGCAATATTATGTCCTGTTTCACTTGACCAATAGTTGTTTGCAGGCCATTTCATCCAACATTGCCCAACAAATGGTGATACTAGATATGACGTCAGAAGGATGAAACCCCCAACTGGCATTCCGAAATCCATGTTGATGGCAACTCCAGATGGCTCATATGCATTGCCAAGTGGGGCTGGTGCTGTTTTGAGGCCAAATGAGTAAGTTCAAATTGCTTTCTTAGTTAATTCTGTGATAAGTTTTGCTGGATCTACTTGGAAGGGAAAAAAATCAAACATCTTAATTTGTTTTGTGACAGAGCTGCTTTTGAGAGGGAGATAGATGGCCTGCCCACCACCCGCTCTGTTGGTGATCTCCCACCAGAGCTGCGTTGCCCGTTGTGTAAGGAAGTAATGAAGGATGCTGTTCTAACTAGTAAATGCTGCTTTAGGAGTTTCTGTGATAAATGTAAGTTGTGCTTTAAGAAACAATTGTTTTTGCAAACTGCTGTCATTGATacggatgtcatacaatacaaatgTCTTTATTTGATGGATTTTCTACATTGTATTTTCCTTGTTCTCTTTGTCCTCACTTCAAGATTTCAAAAAAACATGCTCTGCAGTGAGTGAAATGTTTTGTTTTGTTGGCAGGCATTAGGGATTACATAATTAACAGATCAATGTGTGTCTGTGGTGCCACAAGCATATTAGCCGATGATCTTCTTCCCAATAAAACTCTAAGAGAAACCATCAGCCGCATATTAGAGGCACCACCAACTAGCAGTACAGAAAACGCGGGAAGCATGGTGCAAATACAGGGTATATGCATATATTTATCTGTTATATCACATTTTATGTCTATACGAATTAGAAACTGATGATAGCATCTTGTGTAGACATGGAGTCGGCTCTACCTGTACAGCCCAAGATTAGAACTCCTGCTGTTTCTGCCGCTTCAAAGGAAGAGCCTAAATCACCGACGCATATAGAAGAATCTCCAGACGCTGAGAGCCAAAGCGGATTGAAAGCTAACGTTGATGTGACTTCTTCAGATAAGAAGGCTAACACCATTCCAGATGTCGCTGAAGGGACAATGGACAAGGCCCAAAATGAAAAAATACCAGACATGACTCATGTCACGAAAGAGTCGCAGGAAAAATTGCCTGCAGGCGAACAAGGTAATAATCTTTCAGCCCAGTTAGTTTTCATCTAAGCTTGCATGTGATGCAGCCTCCCCAATAATTTTCTTGATAGAGACTTGC includes the following:
- the LOC127306684 gene encoding E3 ubiquitin ligase PQT3-like isoform X2, with the translated sequence MAVYYKFKSARDYDSIPIEGQFISVMNLKDMIFESKHLGRGTDFDLMISNAQTDEEYADESTMIPKNTSVLIRRIPGRPRMPIVTEPEKAMPAENRLEEVMPSGSAFLGDSSMKYPEESEWDDEFGNSLYVSDSIPSQPVSQAVNASENQVDEDSKIKALIDTAAVDYSQNSDGYGSGRGYGRGMGGRMMAGRGFGRGPGRLDNRTLPPGYICHRCKVPGHFIQHCPTNGDTRYDVRRMKPPTGIPKSMLMATPDGSYALPSGAGAVLRPNEAAFEREIDGLPTTRSVGDLPPELRCPLCKEVMKDAVLTSKCCFRSFCDKCIRDYIINRSMCVCGATSILADDLLPNKTLRETISRILEAPPTSSTENAGSMVQIQDMESALPVQPKIRTPAVSAASKEEPKSPTHIEESPDAESQSGLKANVDVTSSDKKANTIPDVAEGTMDKAQNEKIPDMTHVTKESQEKLPAGEQVKKKKKKKVRAPGNAEEQWNNNYQDFGAENFAGMPMGPPGNFNPYWGGGGMPLPMDYMGPPFPGPMPYMGYPHGPFDPFGGGVLPQDPFMPPGYIMPTIPRDLSELAVNSMGMNMGPPVVRRDEFEPRKPDGRRREMDRFNGREREREREHSRERERERERQRDRDRDVDRDRHRDREYRREGRESSGAVNDSTSMRPKDRSRSQADRSERAMPPPTLSPERHSRRSPRRSSSSGKKRASSDRYDDLPLPPPPPPPTSRREAEHAKAAAADAAAADQRSKAKASVFSRISFPGDANANASDSKRSRRSSSDKAPASSSSSKKAEESDSRHNRHHHRETTASAEEERRRPPAVAADYDDEEQSSEEEKHFKRRPSSSRREREHEEPPRHSRRSRERGDGHQHNGAAGGAGHKRR
- the LOC127306684 gene encoding E3 ubiquitin ligase PQT3-like isoform X1, with protein sequence MAVYYKFKSARDYDSIPIEGQFISVMNLKDMIFESKHLGRGTDFDLMISNAQTDEEYADESTMIPKNTSVLIRRIPGRPRMPIVTEPEKAMPAENRLEEVMPSGSAFLGDSSMKYPEESEWDDEFGNSLYVSDSIPSQPVSQAVNASENQVDEDSKIKALIDTAAVDYSQNSDGYGSGRGYGRGMGGRMMAGRGFGRGPGRLDNRTLPPGYICHRCKVPGHFIQHCPTNGDTRYDVRRMKPPTGIPKSMLMATPDGSYALPSGAGAVLRPNEAAFEREIDGLPTTRSVGDLPPELRCPLCKEVMKDAVLTSKCCFRSFCDKCIRDYIINRSMCVCGATSILADDLLPNKTLRETISRILEAPPTSSTENAGSMVQIQDMESALPVQPKIRTPAVSAASKEEPKSPTHIEESPDAESQSGLKANVDVTSSDKKANTIPDVAEGTMDKAQNEKIPDMTHVTKESQEKLPAGEQAVKKKKKKKVRAPGNAEEQWNNNYQDFGAENFAGMPMGPPGNFNPYWGGGGMPLPMDYMGPPFPGPMPYMGYPHGPFDPFGGGVLPQDPFMPPGYIMPTIPRDLSELAVNSMGMNMGPPVVRRDEFEPRKPDGRRREMDRFNGREREREREHSRERERERERQRDRDRDVDRDRHRDREYRREGRESSGAVNDSTSMRPKDRSRSQADRSERAMPPPTLSPERHSRRSPRRSSSSGKKRASSDRYDDLPLPPPPPPPTSRREAEHAKAAAADAAAADQRSKAKASVFSRISFPGDANANASDSKRSRRSSSDKAPASSSSSKKAEESDSRHNRHHHRETTASAEEERRRPPAVAADYDDEEQSSEEEKHFKRRPSSSRREREHEEPPRHSRRSRERGDGHQHNGAAGGAGHKRR